The Syntrophotalea acetylenivorans genome contains the following window.
GGGCCTGCTGGTGGTCCTCGGCCTGATGTTGTTACTCTACGCCCTGAGCAAGCGGGGCTTGCGCTGGCTGCCCGGCAACCGCGAAGGGAAAATCCGGATTCGGGAAACCCGTCCCTTAGGAGCTAAAAAGGCCCTCTGTCTGGTCGAAGTGCAAGGCCGCGAGCTCCTTCTCGGTGTGAGCAGCGAAGGAATCAATCTCCTTTGCGAGCTTGAACCCCAGCAAGGTCAATCTTTTGAACAAACCCTTCAAAGTCAGAACCAAGAAGGTCTTAAATGAAACACATTACCATCATAACCAGCACTGTTACCCTGCTGCTTTTGCTGCCGGTTCTGGCCGGGGCCGAGGGTCTGCCGACCATTACCGTTGGCATCGGCCAAACGGCCGACCCCGGTCAGACCTCAACCGCCCTGCAGATTCTGATGGTGTTGACCGTCCTTTCCATGGCGCCGGCA
Protein-coding sequences here:
- the fliO gene encoding flagellar biosynthetic protein FliO translates to MLLCSLLLLLPVTAHAAAETPDPMIGSGLRMLVGLLVVLGLMLLLYALSKRGLRWLPGNREGKIRIRETRPLGAKKALCLVEVQGRELLLGVSSEGINLLCELEPQQGQSFEQTLQSQNQEGLK